The nucleotide sequence ACTCACTCTGCAATCCATGCAAGAAACATCGTGACTCAGGAGAATATAGCGGGTTCATCAACGGTAAGGTTTGAAATAAAAGATGATCAAACGGGTCAGTGGAAGACCGTCCAACGCCCTTTGACCCGTTACGCCCGGGTCAAAACACACCATGGGAGTGCAATAAAACGAATGGTTGTCACTTTACCGGTTCAGGTTGGAAACTTAGCGGGAACCAGCGAATTTTATTTAATGAACCGTCAGGCGTTTAAGTACCCGGTTTTACTGGGCAGAAGTTTTTTAAGGGATCGCGCAGTGGTTGATGTTAGCAAGCAGAACATTGCTAACCGTCCGCTCTGTATGAGTCTTGCTGACCGATAAGATCAATCCAGCTCCATAGAAAATTCAACAATCAATTGCTAACGGGTCAGGTATCGACGACAAGAGCCCAGTCTGGCAAGTGCAGCAAATAACAAACACAGCTGCGGCAGATGCCCTTCCTGCTCTCCCCAGCGAATAACATCCCAGGGATAAGCGGATACATAACGCGCAAGATTCATATCAACTTGCTGCTGCAATGAGGGATTAAGGCCCGGACGGTAAAGCCAGCCTAGCCGGGCAACCTTATCTAACACGTCTTTTTCCCACGGTCCCAGCCGCATAGCTTCTTTCAGAGCCAGCTCAAATTCAGCATCAAGCTCGCCAGATCTGGCCTTTGCCACGGCAAAATCAACTCGATAATAAGGCCATGCAGGACGAAACATCATCAGCTCCCGATAAATATTTAGAGAATCCTGAGCAGATGATTCATCATAAACAGCCTGACGATCAAAGATTCGTGCTAACTGTAAAGCGAACAGAGGGTTGCCTGCTGAATACTTCAGCGCTCTTTCAGCACCCTCAACAGCCTTTGTGTAATTTGCCGGTTGAATTCTGCCATTCCATTCTTTATTGAGCGTTTCCTGATGCCAGAAATTCAAGAAGCCAATAGTTTGCTGACTATAGAGATAACCAAGACCTTCCTGAAACAAAGACCTGGCTTGAAAAGCTAATACAACGAGTATGGGTAAAATCAACAGGCGCTGCTTTATTGATAAGCTTATTTTTTGGGCAGGCATCACTTATCCATTAAATAAAGTATGAGTTAGCAAAGCCGGATTCTCACGACACAAGGTTTCGGCAACAGAATGTCCATACGTTGTAGATAAAACCTCGTATGCGTTCATCATCGAAGAAGGGCGATTAACCGGGTGGTGCGCGTCCGAGGCAACAAAATCGACTAAATTTCTCTCTAACAACCAGTGCGATAAAGTTTTCGCATTATCACCGAATTGTCCGGTGGTCGATGCGGCTGTGGCCTGAAACAGCGCTCCTTGTTCAGACAACTGAATGGCCATTTCAGGCCGCCGCATCAGTTCCCGATTACGCTCCGGATGAGCAATTAATGGTGTTATGCCTTGTTGCTTCATCCAGTTCATCAAACTGATCAGTCCCATTGGTAATCGATCATGGGGAAGCTCCAACAACAAAACCTTTGACCCTCGCCATTCACCAATATAGGGCAATTGATTTTGCCGATGCAGCAATAGAATTTCATCCGACAATCTCACCTCAGCCGCCATTGCCAGCTTAATGGGCAGACGTTTGACTTCAGGAAGACGACAAAACTCACCAAATGCTTTGGAAATAACCGACAAAGTATTGTTATAACGACCCGGATGAATATGAGGAGTGCATACTAAATGGGTAACGGAATCTTCCACTGCAAGATGCAATAGCAATAGAGCGTCTTCGATGGTTTTAGCTCCATCATCCAGACCGGGCAAAATATGATTATGTATATCGATCATTAAGCGCTTTCCTGACATCTTTCAGGCTTTGTGACTTCAAGCCGAAAACGCTGCGATGGCAGATAACGGGCATGAACAGCCAGAGCCATAAGAACAACAAAATAAGCACCGTTGGCGGGTATCTGAAGATTAAAATCTACGGTGGAATGAATCAGAATGGCAACAATCCCCATAAAAGATCCAAAGCCTATCCCTGTCATCAGAGGGTTCTTTCTATGTCGCATCGCCTGAAATCCATGCCACAAAGCCAGCAAAACCATTGCAATCAAAATACCGTAGGCAGGTAATCCAAACTCAGCTGGAAACTGCAATAAATCAATATGGGCGAGATCATAAAAGCCACGCCATGAGCCATCATGGTACTCAGTCAACGCCGTATAATAAGTGCCGCCTCCTGTTCCGGTTAAAGGATAGTCCCGAATAATATCAACAGTCAGCTGAGCAACATTAGGGCGGGACTCATGATCAAGAGAGGTTTGCTCAAGACGATCTATCACCTGCTCAAGACCAAACCACTGACTGACAATGGCAACATCAACCGCAAGCAAGCTGATAAACAGAAAAGCCACACCTTTCGTTAAACGACGCCGGCAAAAAACATACAAAAATCCGGTGATTACAAGGCTGGCAAAAAAGGCTGCATTCCCCATTCGGGAACGTGACATCACCATACCTATCACCATAACGGCAAGACAGGTTCTCAACAGCACTTTGTTGCTGAGCAACGTCGTCAGAAACTTAACCAGTCGATCTTTAAAGGGAATTCGCCCCGATTTACCCAACCCACTTATCTGCAAACCAATACCAATCGCCAGTATCATTTCAAGGAATCCGGCAAAACTGTTTCGATTCACAAAGGTGCCTGTAGCAACACCCAGATAGCTCTTTTTATCACTAAGTAAGAGCGTTTCAAGCCCGGATAAAATACTGAACGCCCCCACAGATGCCTGAAACGCACCGGCAGCGATCAGCGCCCACGCCAGG is from Endozoicomonas gorgoniicola and encodes:
- a CDS encoding ATP-dependent zinc protease family protein, with the translated sequence MLFPHINHLFKSLSLCFCLWLTQFSSDLSASGTTCNSNYEIKVLGLVEFVAINSPGSPQILSKALLDTGATHSAIHARNIVTQENIAGSSTVRFEIKDDQTGQWKTVQRPLTRYARVKTHHGSAIKRMVVTLPVQVGNLAGTSEFYLMNRQAFKYPVLLGRSFLRDRAVVDVSKQNIANRPLCMSLADR
- a CDS encoding tyrosine-protein phosphatase, whose product is MIDIHNHILPGLDDGAKTIEDALLLLHLAVEDSVTHLVCTPHIHPGRYNNTLSVISKAFGEFCRLPEVKRLPIKLAMAAEVRLSDEILLLHRQNQLPYIGEWRGSKVLLLELPHDRLPMGLISLMNWMKQQGITPLIAHPERNRELMRRPEMAIQLSEQGALFQATAASTTGQFGDNAKTLSHWLLERNLVDFVASDAHHPVNRPSSMMNAYEVLSTTYGHSVAETLCRENPALLTHTLFNG
- a CDS encoding O-antigen ligase family protein; the protein is MPNRQPEDKAGVIFCCLFALLFWLPIPFGSKPEWAMILFSFLAVTLSLGWGLSLVVKGFRLGSVFLKGLHFHVGFLLIIFWLWLQQCPLPADWVEWLSPKAFASYTNASLLIGEPLPAKIPLSLDPYNTRLAYWLTLGYWLLFSLVLGVVKSQQQLRALAWALIAAGAFQASVGAFSILSGLETLLLSDKKSYLGVATGTFVNRNSFAGFLEMILAIGIGLQISGLGKSGRIPFKDRLVKFLTTLLSNKVLLRTCLAVMVIGMVMSRSRMGNAAFFASLVITGFLYVFCRRRLTKGVAFLFISLLAVDVAIVSQWFGLEQVIDRLEQTSLDHESRPNVAQLTVDIIRDYPLTGTGGGTYYTALTEYHDGSWRGFYDLAHIDLLQFPAEFGLPAYGILIAMVLLALWHGFQAMRHRKNPLMTGIGFGSFMGIVAILIHSTVDFNLQIPANGAYFVVLMALAVHARYLPSQRFRLEVTKPERCQESA